The stretch of DNA CACCTTCTGAATAAAGAATCAAGATTCACCGACACTGaaggaacctggctctgataccagtttgTTAAGAAATCTTCAGAATATAGAACAAGAAAATAGAATCACCAAGCAATCAAGAACAAGAACACACGAAATTTACTTGGTTCGGATTTGAATAATCCTACATCCAAGGTTCAGGGTTACAACCCCAATTGAATCCATTATCAATGATGAGTTTACAGCATTCAGAAATCTCACAAGAAGAGTACAAAATCCCTCAACTTTTACAGCAGGATTTTTGGGATGAAATACGCAAGCTATATCTCCCAgaagaataaaaagaaaatcaCACGTAATAAAATGAGAGAGTGAACTCCTATCTCTGTTATTAAGTCTTTTGTGTGTATATCAGCCAACTCATCCCCTTCTCAATTAGATGTGGGTCCAAGAGATTAAAACATAATAGCCATTAGATATTCCACTAATGTGCTGCTGCAATCCTAGCCATCCATTTCAGCATATAGAGGCAGGATTACTCTTCACACATATTTATCTTGTATACCGACAATACAACAATAGCTAAGACCACCTTATTTTTGTCTCTGTGCAGAGAATGGTTAATGGCGGTACAGTGAACTGTTGGATTGGTATTAACTTTGCCCGAAATGTGCAAGAGAGTGTAGCGCACAGTTTCTGTCATGAGCTTGCGCAAATGTGCACTACTTCTGGCATGGTATCCATGGATTTTATTACTCGTAGGTTAAATATTAGAACCCTTCTGATTTTTGTGTTTTCTTCTTGTAGGCTTTCAATCCGGAACCCGTCTTACCTGTTTTGAATGCCCGCCCAGATCAGGTAGAAAGAGTTCTAAAAGCTAGGTATCATGATGTCATGACTAAACTGCTGCCTTATGGGAAGGAACTTGATTTGCTGATTGTTATATTGCCGGATAATAATGGTTCTCTTTATGGTAAAATTTTGATGGGTTTCCAAAATATGTACTCGGATCCGTTTTCTTAGATACCATGAAGGTGGATTATGTCTCTGTTTTCTTCCTAATCTTGACTTCATATTTTTCAAGGTGACCTGAAACGTATATGCGAAACggatcttggaattgtttctcAATGTTGTCTACAGAAGCATGTCTATAAGATGAGCAAGCAGTACCTTGCCAATGTGTCTCTGAAGATAAACGTGAAAGTTGGAGGGAGGAACACGGTGTTGGTTGATGCAATTTCAAGACGTCTACCCCTTGTCAGTGACCAGCCTACAATTATTTTTGGTGCTGATGTCACTCATCCCCATCCTGGCGAGGATTCCAGTCCTTCGATTGCAGCTGTAAGATGCTTCTTCTTTTTCCTGCTACTAATTAAGATGCATTGCTTATCATTTTGGATGTTTTAGCATATATTCAATTATATTGCAGGTTGTTGCTTCCCAGGATTGGCCCGAAGTCACAAAATATGCGGGCTTGGTATGCGCACAGGCCCATAGGCAAGAACTCATTCAAGACTTGTATAAAACCTGGCAGGATCCCGTCAAAGGGACTGTCCATGGTGGAATGATCAAGTACGATATTCATGTCTTATTTGTGCCAACCTTAGAAGAATGTCATcagtttgtgttttttttttcttttcatttttgaaCATCTTTTGGGAAAATTACTAATTCGTGGTCCAATCATTATGCTGCTATGCATCAGGGAACTACTTGTTTCATTTCGTAGAGCCACTGGGCAGAAACCACAGAGAATTATTTTTTACAGGTAATGGAGCAGTACTTGTCTCTTTCCTTTCTTTGTATCCTCTTTTTCTTGTTCCCATAGAAGCGATTTACATGTCCTACAGGGATGGTGTCAGTGAAGGGCAGTTTTATCAAGTATTGCTTTATGAACTTGATGCAATCCGCAAGGTATTCATTTTCTTTTAGAGTTTAGTTTTCTCTTTTACATATCTAACACTCTGTATATCTACACACACATTAACTGTGAGAGTTAGTTAACTCGTTGATTCTTCAGGCATGTGCATCTTTGGAGCCAACCTATCAGCCCACTGTTACCTTTGTCGTAGTACAGAAGCGACATCATACAAGATTGTTTGCCAATAACTACCACGACAGACATTCAGTAGATAGAAGTGGAAACATACTCCCTGGTACCAAGTTTTTAACATGATCCTGGCCTCTGATTAAATTTGTTTTAGATAATTTAGATTTATGAAAGGCACTTATTATTCGATTTTCCTGACTTGTATATGTTACTTTGTGCAGGCACTGTAGTAGATTCAAAGATCTGCCACCCTACTGAGTTCGACTTCTACCTGTGCAGCCATGCTGGGATCCAGGTATTTTCAAACCTTTATGTCACGTTTGGATTGAATGATGGGATTTTTGGATTATTAGTAAGTGAAAATATGTATAAAGAAATGTAAAATATGGTTGTAAAATAGTATTTGTTCGATAAGATCTTTGTTGATAATTGGTATGATTGATAGAATGAGTTTAGTAAAAATGGACCAAACATGAGTTTAGGGCCAAAATCGTCCCCTTATCTACCATACCAAACAAAACCTTACTTTCTTTGGAAGTTCTTTTATTTGTTTCTTACGTGTATCCTGTGTTTTCACAGGGTACTAGCCGCCCAGCTCATTATCATGTGCTGTGGGATGAAAACAAGTTTACTGCTGATGGTCTTCAATCTCTTACAAACAACCTTTGCTACACGTAAGGACCCATATCCCCCTACTCAGAACTTGTTTCTGTACAGTTCGTAATTGTTTGTTTTGCCTCCTTGCAGATATGCCAGATGCACAAGGTCTGTTTCCATTGGTATGTATTGCAGAAACATCATAATCTTGagattccataattttatttagaatcaTGGCTTGATACTAAAGTATTTGTGTTATGTGGCAGTGCCTCCTGCGTACTATGCTCATTTAGCTGCTTTTCGTGCTCGTTTCTACATGGAGCCGGAAACATCAGACAGCGGCTCGATGACTAGTGGCGTAGTCCTCTAGTCGTGGTGGTGCAGCCACTAGGAGTAGCAGGGTTCCTATGGGTTCTGCTGTGAGACCCCTGCCGCAGCTTAGGGACAATGTGAAAAGGGTAATGTTCTATTGTTGAGCGCTGGTGTGGTAAATTAAAATTATGGGTATCAGACAGGTTTCTGAGACTTGATCGTGTGCTTTTACTGATTTTTATAAGCCCTTCTGCTCTCGTGGCTAAGTGGGAAAGCCTTGGTGTGGAAACTTGTATTTTGTTCGAGAGTGCGTGagcataaaaaagtattattattattttaaatttatgccAATCTCCTTTTACTACTCTAACAATAAAGTATTTTATATGcattcatatacaatatttttcaaatataatatgttttttattaattgaaatgataagtaagaatttcgtgaataatattaattttttcagAACTTATGGATCTGCATGATCTGTGAAATTTCGATCGTGTTGTGTTCTTTTTCGCATCAAATGATGTTGGATAATTAAACCATTTATTATAATGATGTTCACACTTCATATTTTACAAATCACGTTTtacttttatatttaatattaaaacaTCCTCGATTACTTTTTTTGGTCTTAAAATAAATAGTAatgatatttcaattttttgagaagttttattttaacaacgtaattatttaaaaacaaaatatgaGATTCATTCgacgaaaaaaataaaaaggaaagggaaaatcatgataaaaataataaactATTTATTGATTAtctaatatttaaataaaattgagtCTTCAAACTATTTTTGTGATGTGGTGTTTGTTATTTTACttatttgcaaaataaatatgttctatttGTAGTTTTTTTCttgtgtttatttttaaaatcatatttatttttatcaccttaataatacataatttttttagtttGCGATGCAAATAAATAGAAGATGATGCAAACTAAAATCTAaactttattaatttttttttttgtgaaacattaatattatttttagatggatattgtaaattttaatttggaGAAAGATACTTGATTATATTTTTAAGATTATAGTTAGTAAATTATTATAACTACCTATTTATAGTATATATCATTAATGTTCTAGTAATTTAAAGAAAGATGGAAATTTTATTAACTTGTAAGAAGAAAATTTACTGTCAATATAATTTTCTAGATTGTTAGTAGTATTTTAACTgctaaatattgttttttatgacaataaatattattttgtctCTAAAATAGGTAAGAGTATGTACGGTCTCATGGATATAGAGCCGGTATTCCTGAGACGAGTCGATCTGGTTCATATTATTgtaagaaataatatttttttacataaaaatattattttttatgattaatGAGACGACCTcatatgattttttataaatatattattagtatttttttctAGAATATTGTAATATGTATATTTATTCTTATCATAGTACATTCTATTAGAAAAAAAgggtgagtctcatgtgagatcgtctcacggatcataatctgtgagacggatcaactctactcatattcacaataaaaagtaatactcttagcataaaaagtaatactttttcatgggcgacccaaataagagatccgtctcacaaatacgacccgtgagatcgtctcacacaagtttttgccccgAAAAAATGATACATAGAAAACTTTTTAATACGAATTACTGTGttgttttttaaatattcatttaacatgtcatgatttttttttttaatctcgtCGATTTGAAATAATTTCTATTCGAAACTAGACTGCTATGAACTCCTATTTGTTAGTTTCCGAGGTACCAAAATACGATTTTAATAAACTTGAAGGGGGTGATTGGAAAATGCGTAAAAGATTAGTTTAATCAGTCAATCGTGTGGGGGATATCATCAGACGACGTAATGGCTACCGCCACCTTCAACCACCACATTCGACCTCGCCCTCTCCTCGCGACGCCGCTGCCACCACCGGGAAGCATATCGGAAATAGTCTTCTACTCCGCACCTCTTAAGCCCAACAAGCTTGTAAGTGGAGTTCGAGAATGTAATCTCCTAATTGCGGCGTATCTCCCACCTAGTCGTCCGCCTTCTTCTGCGTCGAGAACGCATTTCAATCCTTCCACCAAACTCTTCGTTAGCGGTCAGCTCTCTCTCTCTCCCCTTTAACTTTTTTTTTGGTAATTAAAGTATTGGTAACTGTGTTTTCTGGAAATTTTTAGTGCTCTTAAACAGTGTTTCTATGCGATATGTACTGGTGGTTGCAaacttaatattatatattaatatgtaatttgttgaatttttttagtGAAAGTTTCCATTCGATGTAGCTTAGAACAGTTCAAACTCTAAAATTTAAAACAAGAGTCGTCAGTCATCACTGAGCTGTATACCTTTGCAGGATGTCTGAATCGCTGGGACTATGAAATGAGCTCTAGCTCGAGTTCGATCTCGACCTGAACCTggtctagattattaatctagacTTGCGTCGTTTCCAAGTGGCTCGAGCTTAAGTTTAGCTCTCATGCGCATAATATGTCACAAGTCTGATTAGGGAGGTAAATTTAGAAATTAAACTCTTGCAAAACATTGGAGAGTTGAAAGCTCATTCTTCACATCCTTTAAGAAAATTCAAGGCAATCTGCCACTCCCTCAGAGAATGCTAGCCATCACCCTAAACACGATCTTCCATACGAGCTTGAGTTGAGGTTGAACAAAAGTATCTTATGACCTTTACAAAGTTAGttatgtaaaaataattttgtaaatAAGTATGAATAGAAtagtaatttaaataataaaaaaattgtaacTTTGAGCTCGACCGAGATACTACTAGTCGGCTTGGTTGAGTTGAACTTTGATGCAATTGGATTGGCTCTCTTACACTCCTAGGTACGATATTTCACTTGAATTATGGTATGTAGAAATGGATTTCCTGGATCAAGTCAACAACCATTGTAGTAGTAgtagtaataataaaaataactattATTGTCATTAAATTTCTTGTGCGCATCTAGAATGACTTGCTGTGGCAACGAGTTCTGAACTTCGTTATTGTATGCTGATCGGCAATCCCCCATGATTGTGTGTGAGAATTGTGTTTCCAACTATGTTCTGAATGTCTCGAtggttttttgtttttgttttatcaGGGCTCTCTTTTAGGACCACAGAGGAGAGTCTAAGAAATGCATTCGAAAAATTTGGTGAGCTCGTTGAAGGTCAGAATTgcatcacaaaacttggatatcAGATTCTTTATTGAAAGCTCTTTGCTGTTGGGTTTGTATcaaggattttatttttgttaaattttAGATCAGTCAATTGGTAATTTGAGCATGATACGTTGAAGTAACCAAAAATCATCAATCCTGGCGTTCTCTTTATAATATTGTTAATAGTGCTGTGTTGTTTCAGAAATCAGAATCGTGGATATGATTTAAGTGGATTTTAAATctgataaattatttttccacCCACACAAATGGTTGAATTATGGGTTTCAAGATTCTAAAATGAGAACATGTGTTATCATTATTGTAGTGAATTTGGTGATGGATAAGATAGCGAACAGGCCGAGGGGATTTGCATTCTTAAGATATGCCATGGCAGAGGAGTCTAAGAAAGCCATTGAAGGTATGCATGGGAAGGTAAGTCTTTAGGTGGCCTTCACACATACAcacgcacgcacacacacatgtaAAAAAGTCTAGATTGCAGATTGGAAGATTCTCTTAAAACACTTGATATTGCAGGATACTAATGTAGAAATTTAGATGTACGAGTAATCTCTGTCCCTTTCGACAATTTTTCTCTCGTTTTGAATTGGCTTCCCAACGTCCTTGCAGTTTCTCGATGGCCGAGTAATCTTTGTTGAGGTAGCAAAATCCAGAAGTGACGCACGTGAAGGGCTCAAGCAGAAACCTGGAGAGAGAGAGAGCTGGAGTGACCCTTCACAATAGCATGTGAAGAAAAAGATTTCTGCAAGAAGGCTTACTCGGTTGCCTCACGCCTGCTTGGTGATCAACTATATTTCATCCAAGTTTCGGTCATCTGTTTTGGTTACCTAGCTAAATTGACATACTGCAAGCACGGTATGCTCCATCCTACTAAATTCACCCTTTTTGAACAGTAAGTGTTGAATGGTATACAATTTACGAATCCACTAAATTGTACTGAATCTTTCACCAGTTGCTACCAAGCAGTAGTGATGATAAGGCGTAAGAGTCTCTTTATTTCTtctattttcaaaattaaagtcaaatattactattttatttatgttttcctATATTATAACCTAATACGAATCACTTCAAATTTAAAAAGAAGATCCCCACAACTTAAACGTGTCTATGTATATAATTGAAATCCACATTCAATtatattttcttcaaaaaaCAATAGCACACAAATATCATATAATCTTATAATATAATCAATGGATCCACGATATGATTAACATACTTCTGACTACAATCTCTCAATACGATCAAGTGAAGAGGCATGCGACTCATGCAGTGTTATTGTTGATGTGGCAAGAAACCATAGAAGGCAGGAAATATAAAATATACACACCACCAGGAAACAGCATGTGCAGCAAAACTTCAGTACAAACTTACCTTTGTAACAGCGTCTGAAGTTCCAAAACCAGAAATGAAAATGTTTTGGTTACTAAGGAAACAATTAATGTACGTAATTCCTGTTCATACATCGACTAGGAATTGAGTAGTAGCTTACCCACAGAAAATCATACATCGACTCTCCCATACTTGAAGAAATGACATGGCTGACTTGTCTTCCTCTCTGATAAACACCACTTGTACGGAACAAACCCTTCAGCATTCTTTTTTACCAGAATTCGCCGTAATACTAGCACAAGATTCTTCAGTAGATGTATGATCCTCAAATTTCTTCATGCCCATAAAGGGAGAAAAAATGTCAAATTCAACTTGTAAGAGCTGTCAGCTCATTTAGTGGCAGCATAAATGAATAAGTAAGATAGCGTTGTGGAGTTAGCAGCCGGGACTGAAACAGAAGATACTTTAACAGAGTAGTTAAAATCAACATCTTCTTTATAAGTTAGGACAGATGTCACATATCATTATCGTTCCGCCAGAATCAGTAGCACACGAAGCTGCTGGAGAAACGCAAGTTTTATGAATCTCAGGATGAGAACAAACTGTTGAAAAAAACCGAGGTTGGCGAGAGACTCTCTCTGTTGGCAAAAGTAACATCTGAAGAGGGTGATCTTTCAGGTTGAGGTGAAACCATGGATTCTGCAGTAACTGAATCAACTTTACGAGGGGCAAGGATGGAGGGGTTTCTTTTTGGGCCATGGAGGAGGGACACAAACAATACATATGTTAACTGTTGAGAATAATAAATCTCTTCTTGAAGGAGAAGAGAAGCACGAAACCATGAGAACGAGGAGAGATGAACGGTTAAGGAGTGGAATGATCTTTTATCACCATGGATGAGATTTGGTGGTGGAAAATGTGAGACCTTGATGAATTTAATATAATTGTAAgtttaaatagttaattaattaataccgACTTAAACACAAATAGAAAGATGTAATACATAAACCATGCTATATTTTTAATACACAACAAGGCCATTATATCGTCACcttttaatttttattcaattaCATTAACACAAAAAAGAGAATGAGACAGATATTTTTTTTGGGTcatcaattaaaaaaatattattttttgtacaTATATGCATTATCAACACATCTCACAAGTGCTGTGTATAATAGAGATTCTGATCTAATGACCTACAGATCTCGATAATTATGCCACTTTTGGTATCTCCGATGCCCTGGTAGCACAGGTCTAAGCCGAGAGGCCGACATGCAGTTCATGCAACAACATCCTCTGAAGTCATTCACACATTTCAAGCAGCATCTGCAAAAGCGAACCCGATCACATTCAGGAATAACAGGGTTGCTAAAAAA from Primulina eburnea isolate SZY01 chromosome 6, ASM2296580v1, whole genome shotgun sequence encodes:
- the LOC140835085 gene encoding organelle RRM domain-containing protein 2, mitochondrial-like, with amino-acid sequence MATATFNHHIRPRPLLATPLPPPGSISEIVFYSAPLKPNKLVSGVRECNLLIAAYLPPSRPPSSASRTHFNPSTKLFVSGLSFRTTEESLRNAFEKFGELVEVNLVMDKIANRPRGFAFLRYAMAEESKKAIEGMHGKFLDGRVIFVEVAKSRSDAREGLKQKPGERESWSDPSQ